GTTCAACTATTGCAATGGAAATATTCTGGTATGGGAACACTAAATATTGCCCTAATCGTTAAATATGGTTTGACGTCTAGTTCTTCTCCAACAGTCCAAGCAGTCTGTTTTAAAATACCATCAAAGGAATCAGAAATCGTATTTTAATCTAACTCGCTTTACACATTTGAAAAATAGCTAATAATTGAACATAATTCACAACGTTACAGTGCTACTGATGCAGATAGATTAAAGCTTGGTGCCTAACACTGACCCTGACAGTTGGAGCAGCACAGTAGCTACAAAACAACTCTTAGAAACGATGTAACTACAAAATGAAACGTTATCTTTCAGGCAACTCACTTAAGATTGCTAGCTATTCTATACGTTTGATTCAGAGTTCACCATATTACCGTGAAGTCAGAGATAAGTTTTGTCTACTACATCAGACACACCCTCTGTGTAAACGAACTATATCAGAACAGTGAACATAAGTCCGATGAATGGAGGCTGTATAGGTCCAACATGTTCATTTAATAACGATAAAGAAATTATGATCTGGAAAAAGTCGAGATTCTACGCGCCATGGCAATCAATTTGGATCCTTGACTTTAGTTTCTTATCCACATTTCCTGCCTGCTGATCAacgacaaaggattttaagatTGCTATCGTTGTTCATGTTTTTGTATTACTTACCTGAACATAATTGTTTTCACAGTAGTCTGCAACTCTGGTGAGATTCTGGTAACTCTCGACAAGGGCTCTTTTGCCGGCTGGAATTTCTTCCTCTAACAACATTTGTAGCTCTGCCATCTTACATCTCTCCGCATTGCTTCTTTGCCTTCCCTTTGATTGAGACTACCAGCTCAGCGCCGAAAACTCCTTCGCCTGGTATTGTGGAATTCCTGCCTCGCTTTCACATTGTTGCAACCTATCACCCACCCAAATAGAAGTGACGATTGGTTTTGTATACACTTGCCGGCACGCGGTGCACGGAGTTTCTCGTGCTACCTTGGTAGCAGACGACGGTTGTAAAGCTCCGCTCACACCAAACATGCCTTGTCATCTGAATAAACCAAACTGACTTAACCTAAAAAAAATACGTAGAACAACACGTTGCTAACAGTGGAGCACTCTGGGAGATGTAGTGTTATTTTGTATCGTTGCCTTgtgctttgacaaatatgtttacaTACTATAAGGTAACTCGTACAAATTGTGCTACAATACAATTCTTTTTCATATCTATATTTTatcatgttttgttttaatgaTGCGGCTTTATGAAGCTAAGAAAATAAATCAAAGGTTTACACTTCATCCCTAAACTGACTGTAAGATATTCAAACTACATTTCCAGTGAGCTCCCTCTATGTTGGGTGAATTTTGGATCTTGTAGGAACTTCTGTTTTGCATGTCGGGTAAAAGCTGCCATAGTGATCGCCTTTTATACAATagaaaactacatttcccataatGTCTTTCGCCTTTCTCCTCTGCAATGTAGACTATGGCGTCTGGTGGCAAGCGTTAGAGAGGTCGCTTCTCACGTCAGGTAGATCATCAAATGGTGAGTTGCAAAGTATGTCATCCTCAGATCAACACTATATACCTTTTCGCTGTGCTGAAAACTACTGCCAGCTGTATATTAAATGTTGGGTGTAATTATACACAGCTATGGTGATATAAATATCTCAGACGACACAATGTTTATCTGGTTGGTTATGCCCCTATCGGTTTATACTTAACACAGTTGAAAACTATCAAGACGTCATATTGTTTTAGATAGTCGTTCATCGTCTGCCTATTTGATATACGTAATTGTTTTGTGTAGAACCAGTGTGGTAACATTAATTTCATCAACGGTTTCATGTAAATATAATCCTCAGGTTTGACGATCTCACCATCCCAATTCACATTCTGTGTCATGATGGAGTGTGTCAGTGTAAAGGATGACAGACCTTTGCACGAGCTGAGGTTTGACGCTGCTGTCAAAGTGATACAAAGTTTACCCCCCGACGGTGATGTTTGTCTTCTACATTATAGCCTATATATGTGTGCTTAAAGCAGTGCTCATAGTATTTACAGAACGAGTCCCAGAGGACATTGTTGCAATCTAGTTTATCACTTGACTTATTTATTGTACTGTCTACCAGAATCGATTCTTATGCAGATATAAACTAGTGATCTACTGAACAGCATGGTTGCCACTTAGAACACGCTTATAAGGCTTAACCTAATTACCACACAAGCTAGTTTTGCAAAAGGAGATTTGCTCCACCAAAGCACAGAGCATACTGCATTCTCAAACTGAAAATCTATGCACGTGTCATGGAAAAAAGCATGTTTGAATAATCAAATCTGAACATGTTTCCTTTTTAGGTTCCTTTCAACCCTCCAATGACATGATGCTCAAATTTTATAGTTATTACAAACAAGCCACAATAGGACCTTGCAAAATACCCCGCCCTGGGTTCTGGGACCCTGTGGGCAAAGCTAAATGGTAACGAAATCTATATTCCTACTGTCTTTTTTTGGTTCAGCTAATACAGTGTAATTGCATGCCAATGCTGCAAGATTGATGTGGGACAAATGGAAGGATTTACCATTTGTCTATGTAATGGTCAATCCTTCCATTTCTGCCAATGTTTGAAGTTGATCTCTGGACTTGTTGTGCTTGGGAGAACAGATATGACATTTCACCTTTTGCCCACTAAGGGGGGTGGATGACTGCGTCTGGTTCTACAGCAATTGTAGATCTCTGAACAGTTTGATAGACTGAGGGCACAGATAGGAATGGCATTAAAGCTCTGCTATCTGTTGATGTTAAGATTAGGCGGATCACTACTTTTCTGAATCTACTTGGCAATGTCGTCACTCACTTCTTAACTATGTGGATCTGGGTCACAAGTGGATAGCGTTGACAACAAATTAAACTGTGGCCTAAATCAAAATGGGCCGATGGCTGCTGTCGAATAGTTTAGTATGtatcaaaaaaaaaagaaaaagtgcaAAAACAGATAGTGTTTCAAAAAGCATCAAGATAATCTCATATTTGGACAGTTGTTGACCATGCTGGCTGTGTATAAGCCCTTGTTATCTCTCTGTAGGGATGCATGGAGTTCTCTTGAAGAGATGAGCAAGGAACAAGCAATGAAAGGTTATGTTGATGAAATGAAACTTGTAAGTATTCCACCACAAACCAGGAATGACAGTGGTAGAGGCCACAtctcccctaaccctccccccccccccctcccccccaccagatACACCCTGGACATCACTGTAAATAAATACACACGGTACCCTTAACTGGTATATCTATACCTGCGCATGTTTGTCTCATTATCGAGAAGTAGCTGATGCAGTAGGATAATGTATTTGCAAAGTTCCAGGgttctttgtgtgtttcctcAGATCCTTGAGGGCATGCCCATCACGGATGAGGTGGAGCAGCTCCTGCAGGTAATGGGCCCGTTCTACGAGCTGGTGGACGAGAAGAAAAAGCTCAGTCAGGTGTCAGACCTGACCACAGGTACAGTCACCAACCTGCCTCGTTTGCGTTGCCGACACGAGCTGTGCAACATTTTTCATGTGTCGAACGAGTATGACTAATTCATTTACCTCTATTGCCATTTCACCTCTGTTTTACGCATAGCCCGTTTGACAAAGTTTGCTAGACAACTTGAAGGCAAGTGTGTAGTAGTCACCCTCAATGTAATTATCCATTAGTAATGTCTTGTGTTGTAGTTTAGTACAAATAACAGCTCCAGTCCCCTTTGAATGTAGGTGTATCACCTGATCCAGCTATAGAGAGTTGAAAcccctgtgtttatgtgttgtgAAATCCCAAACCCTCCATAATAATGTGCTTCATGTTAATGTAGTTAATATCCTAAATAGCGCGGTTGGATTGTGCTACAGCACCATATTTTGATTGGATGGAATATTCATACATGGCACTTTACAAATGAACTACTACCATTACTCAGGTATGGATTTAATGACTGAGGATGGCCTCACAGTTCTCTAAATGTGGGGTTTGTTTCCGTCTCAGGATTTGGGACGACATTAGGTTCCATGCCCTCTAAGAGCGTCACAATGAGCATCATCAGAACCCTGGAGATGAACGGTACTTTGGAGACCCGACCAGCCAAGCTAGCTCCTCCAAACCATAACAACATCTTGGAGATCGATCAAAAAGCAGAGGAAATACAGGAAGACGACGATGATATcggagaagaggatgaagaggaagacGTCGAGATAAGGGAGTCGAAACAAGGTATGACAGTCACGCATATGAACATCCCCAACGTAACAGTGTTAGTAAATGCATTATAGAAAACAAGCAAGAAAGTGACCCTCAAATGTCCGGGAAATGTGTTTTCAGACCAGAAAACTGCGGTCTCCCAGGCAAAGAAGAAGGGCTCCGCCAGGAAACCCAAAGTGCCTGGGTCTAACGGTAGGGTGGGGAACGGACTGGCCCACCAGACCAATGGCACCCACTCCTCCAAGTCTGCGCTGAACAGCGACGACTCTGAGGAGGGCTTCATCagcacctccctgctccctgagcTGCAGGTTAACGGGCACCACACAGGTGAGGAACACCTGGGGGATGTCGCCCCGGTGAAGACGATTAAGTAGTGGAACTCCTGTTAGTTTACAGCTACACATTTCACTCAGGCGTCCAGTACAGTGCCtcattatataaaaaaaatacacccTGTCAACATATCAGCAAAATAACAACTTTTCTGAAACAGTATTTGCCCTTTGCTTGGATCCTCATCCCCCTACCGAGATAAATGACCATTTTGAATCATGTTCATGTACATGATTCAAAATGGATCCTGAAGGGAGTCTGTGGAGATTAGGACTTTGCCCACAGTGGCTTGACGTTCTCGGGTATCCTTAGACATGTGATCCGATAAGCTGCTCAGCTTTATTCTCAGAGCCATGCCAACTCAGCGTTTCCCTTGAAACGGCCATAGAATCCTGTTACTTAAGGTACAATATACCTTAAAACTGGTTCAACAAAGTTGTGTTTCATGAGTCGTGACCCTCTTGAATGGTTCTCTTCGTACGGAAAAGACTGTGTCCATTTAGTATCCTGTACACTTTTTGTCACAGTGGCTATGGAAAAGGAAAAAGTTTAGCGAAGGTGCGTTTGCCGTCTCAGTGATACATTTAGTATTTGATCGTTTAGCCTTTGAATGCATTGATGTGTGTCCGTGTCCGTGCCCATAGATCCATGTGAAGATGTGTCTGGTCCCCATCACCTGGCGAGTGACTCTGACAGTGAGGTGTACTGTGACTCGATGGACCAGTTTGGTCTAGAGGAGgtaatacacgcacacagacacacacgagaACACTTCTCTGATTTTAACTGACGTGtgactgtgtacgtgtgtagcATTTAAACTGTATGCTCTTCCAATTATTCGCTCCCAGGGCTCAGACGAGCAGATGAACTGTTCTCTggatctggaggagggggaggagggggagagccaCAGCCCTCTGTCCTCTCAGGAGGAGCCCCAGGCAGGGCTTGGGGCCCCCGGGGTGGAGCAGGACCTCCCAGAGGGCAtgcagtgtggaggggaggaaccGCAGACAGGTGGAGCTGCTTCTTATAGACAGAGACAAAGCACAGAGAGGCCTGATAGCTCCCTAGTCAGGAGAAGCAGGGGTGAGGAAAGCCTGCTATCTAAAATGTGCACCGTGTCTTGCTACTCTTACTGTCTAAGTTATGTTTCTAGAGATCCAGTGTTTTGTGAATAGAGTATCATGCATCTCATCTGTGGTTTGAATGGCTCGTGTAGATTGATTTCCTATTCCAAACGTGTGTTTACATCTGTTTACGTTCGGTTTATCAGGTTCCAGGTCGTCAAGCCAAAGTTCCGGGGCCCAGGGCCCCACGCAGGGCAGCGGAGGGGATGGGGACCGCTGGGGGGCCGCTGGGCCCCCTGGGGGAAGCCTGAACGAGCAGATAGTGGTGGCTCTGGCCAGACTTCAGGAGGACATGCAGAGTGTTCTAGAGAGACTGCACACTCTAGAGGCTCTCACCGCCTCCCAGGTCAGTGTTTTGGGTTTTTCAAACACAATATAAAAGGCTAAATGTAGTATTTTTTTAATCGGTCATTGTAATATTAATCATTAGTTAACACGGTAAAGTATGTTTGGTGTGAGTTTTCCACATGTATTTGTTTTATTCATAACTGAAGGAGTGTTCACTCATAATTCATCTGGTTTTATCTCATAAAAGTAACTGTTTGATCTGTTCCCTAGGCAAGGTCATTGGCTTTATCTCCCAATTATACATCAACCCCAGCAAAAAAGAGCAGCAAGGTACTAGAGAATGACACAATAATCTGACCAAAACAAGACACAGTATCTATTTTGTTACAATGCATTTATATAAACAAGCTGTATTGTTTCAAAGTCTCGTTTCAAATACTTTAAATCACATGGGATTGGGAGTATATGCTTGTGCAGTTAAAAACCCTTAGTAGTTCTCTATTGCCAGGTTCTTTAATGAAATCTCGTTTCTCAGAAACCTTCCTGGTGGCCTTTCGATGTGTCTCCAAGCACAGTGGCCTTCGCAGTGTTATGGCCATTTGTGGTGCAGTGGCTTATCCGTGTATACTTTCAACGTAGAAGAAGGTAATGCATGATTACTATAACACAGTACAAAACCATTAAATATCAACATGATGAAAGTGGTGTCACCAATATAATAACAAACATCGTTTTGAACATTCGGAAATCACCTACAGACGAATCAACTGAGAAGTCTACTGGCCGAAACAGATAAgggaggagggataggagatctctctgtgtctttgatTGGCTAACGGCCATGGCCCCCTTCCGCTCCACCCCTTCAGCTCAGTAACTCCAGCTTTTGCACTATGAAGACGGCACTAGGAGTGAGAGAAAGCTTTTGGCACTAGAAAGTGAAATCAAAGAAAAATGTGAATGTATTGGATTGCATCTTACATAGTCATACAGGCTTTTAGAGACGATACTAGTACCGTACCACGTTAGTCATTTcttggtttgtgtgtggatgtctcgGAAAGGGAGATTTGTCCATTGGAATATGGCAGTGTTTATATGTTGCTGTCAGTCCTCCTTTTCTTTTATGTCCGTTGGTAAGATCTGACATCACTGGAACTCTGCATCTGTACTGTAATAGGCCGAAGGGAGTTTCCTACCATGTCCTGCAAACGCTAGCAACTGAGAAACCCTAACCATATCCATAATACTTGCTTTAGCAATGCTGCTGACATATTGTAAAAACTGTAGTATACAGTGAAATGTAATGGTGTAATGTGTGAGAGATGTTAGTTAATTCTTTTTAAAAAAACTTGTTGATTTTTCTATAAAGTTGGTTGTCATATAACAACTTGATAATGATATGAAGACATTGAAGGCGAGTTTTTATTACGTTTGGGAAGATTAGTTTGTTTTCTTCTGTTCAACTGAACTAAACGTCAAAAAAGGTTCACCAATATTTCATATCTGGATACATGTTTATTCTGGAGTCTGGAATTTCAA
Above is a genomic segment from Osmerus mordax isolate fOsmMor3 chromosome 15, fOsmMor3.pri, whole genome shotgun sequence containing:
- the acbd5a gene encoding acyl-CoA-binding domain-containing protein 5A; protein product: MMECVSVKDDRPLHELRFDAAVKVIQSLPPDGSFQPSNDMMLKFYSYYKQATIGPCKIPRPGFWDPVGKAKWDAWSSLEEMSKEQAMKGYVDEMKLILEGMPITDEVEQLLQVMGPFYELVDEKKKLSQVSDLTTGFGTTLGSMPSKSVTMSIIRTLEMNGTLETRPAKLAPPNHNNILEIDQKAEEIQEDDDDIGEEDEEEDVEIRESKQDQKTAVSQAKKKGSARKPKVPGSNGRVGNGLAHQTNGTHSSKSALNSDDSEEGFISTSLLPELQVNGHHTDPCEDVSGPHHLASDSDSEVYCDSMDQFGLEEGSDEQMNCSLDLEEGEEGESHSPLSSQEEPQAGLGAPGVEQDLPEGMQCGGEEPQTGGAASYRQRQSTERPDSSLVRRSRGSRSSSQSSGAQGPTQGSGGDGDRWGAAGPPGGSLNEQIVVALARLQEDMQSVLERLHTLEALTASQARSLALSPNYTSTPAKKSSKKPSWWPFDVSPSTVAFAVLWPFVVQWLIRVYFQRRRRRIN